In Thermodesulfobacteriota bacterium, the genomic window CTTGGACGACCTTGCCATGCACTGCCAGAGCTCCCCGTTCTCAACCGTTGAAAGTTTCTTTATGAGAAGCAGCTCCACGGCGCCGCCCGTGGGCTTCCTCCCGAGGAGCCTCGCCGGAATGACCTTCGTGTCGTTAAATATGAGGAGGTCTCCCGCCTTTAAATACTCTTTTATGTCGGGGAAGCGTCTGTGCTCGATCGAGCCGGTCTCGCGCGAGAGGACCATAAGCCTGGAGGCGTCCCTCTCGGGGAGCGGGTACTGGGCTATCAGTTCCTGGGGGAGGTGGTAGTGGAAGTCCCTGGGGTCCATAAAGCTGCGGCACCTCTACCAGCGCTTACGGAGCTTCGTGCCGGGGTAGTAGTGCTTGAGTATCTTCCTGTAGGAGTCGCCGTCCTCGGCCATGCCCTTCGCGCCCCACTGTGAGAGCCCCACGCCGTGGCCCGAGCCGCGCCCCTTGAAGACGAACGTCTCGCCGGACCTCTTGACCTTGAACATCGTGCTCCTCAAGATCGCATACCCTATGGTACTCCTGAGCTTCTCGCCCGTAAGGGTAAGCTCCCCGCCCCTGCCGTCCTTTATGAGGACCGTCTTCACCCTGCCTGTCGAGCTCTTCCTCAACACGTATATACGCTTGGGCTTGCCCAGGTCGTAGCCGGCTTTTTTGATAAATTTTTCGAGCGAGCCCCTGGTGAGCGCGGTCTCCCACTCGAAGTTGGGCGCGAGCTTGTCGTAACGGCTCTTGACCGGCCGTAGATACTTGTAGTCCGACCCCCATACCTCGCCTG contains:
- a CDS encoding S-adenosylmethionine:tRNA ribosyltransferase-isomerase, yielding MDPRDFHYHLPQELIAQYPLPERDASRLMVLSRETGSIEHRRFPDIKEYLKAGDLLIFNDTKVIPARLLGRKPTGGAVELLLIKKLSTVENGELWQCMARSSK